A window of Pomacea canaliculata isolate SZHN2017 linkage group LG3, ASM307304v1, whole genome shotgun sequence contains these coding sequences:
- the LOC112558735 gene encoding excitatory amino acid transporter-like, which produces MTLDRKDWCSRRCCRNFLCANLLVLLTTIFAVVGFALGAGVRTLQPSLDAIVWIGLPGEVYMRMLKMMILPLIICSVITGTASLDPKCNGKISVVALTYIVVTNSLACLVGIAVTCAIKPALQSGVKGWPWEVEQSVPLIAMDTADIFADLIRNIFPDNIVAASFQQAQTKYNVVEKRIRLNSSGEALNETLQVLRVKGVGTTPSTNILGLVLCCLVFGMATASVGTVGRPFFQFFFAANEIILRILRWFVWATPLGVASLIAVAVMGMGDLASAVRSLGMFCLTVVTSLLVYQLLVVPAFFFLLIRKNPYSFLLTLGRPWMVSFAAASSAMAIPETLQSLEHVTHIDRRVTRFVVPLATSINRDGSCIFLAVSCIFIAHISDVELGAAGLVLLWVLTTVVSLAIPSVPSAGLVAVLINLTALNVPTHAIGLLFATEWIIDRLRSASNMLSHAYCAMTTFVLCQSSLPPEDHDAGDDVVMEINLESLGSLRRAEAMRPATRLLQVGV; this is translated from the exons ATGACGCTGGACCGGAAGGACTGGTGCAGCAGGCGATGCTGCCGCAACTTCCTTTGCGCCAACTTGCTGGTGCTGCTCACCACCATTTTCGCTGTCGTTGGGTTTGCCCTCGGTGCTGGTGTAAGAACATTACAGCCATCTCTAGACGCCATCGTCTGGATCG GTTTACCTGGAGAGGTATACATGAGGATGTTGAAAATGATGATTCTTCCGCTCATCATTTGCAGCGTCATCACAG GCACCGCATCACTGGACCCCAAGTGTAACGGAAAGATCAGTGTCGTGGCCTTAACCTACATCGTGGTGACCAATAGTTTAGCTTGCTTAGTGGGAATTGCAGTGACGTGCGCTATCAAGCCAG CTCTACAAAGTGGA GTGAAGGGGTGGCCCTGGGAGGTTGAGCAATCTGTTCCACTCATCGCTATGGACACAGCTGATATTTTTGCTGATCTTATAAG aaacATTTTCCCAGACAATATAGTGGCGGCCAGTTTTCAGCAG GCTCAGACAAAGTACAATGTAGTGGAGAAGCGAATTCGACTTAATAGTTCCGGGGAGGCCCTCAACGAGACCTTGCAGGTGCTTAGGGTCAAGGGCGTTGGCACTACGCCCTCTACAAACATCCTCG GCTTGGTGCTGTGCTGTCTGGTGTTTGGAATGGCAACAGCCAGCGTGGGGACGGTGGGACGACCGTTTTTCCAGTTCTTCTTTGCAGCAAATGAAATCATTTTACGAATTCTCCGCTGGTTTGTGTG GGCTACGCCGCTAGGGGTCGCCAGCCTCATCGCCGTGGCGGTGATGGGCATGGGCGACCTGGCAAGTGCCGTGCGCTCTCTGGGAATGTTTTGCTTGACCGTGGTGACGTCACTGCTCGTCTACCAGCTGCTCGTCGTGCCCGCCTTCTTCTTCCTGCTGATCCGGAAGAACCCTTACTCCTTCCTGTTGACCCTCGGCCGACCGTGGATGGTGTCGTTTGCCGCTGCCAGCTC GGCCATGGCCATACCGGAGACGCTGCAGAGTCTGGAGCACGTCACTCATATTGACAGGCGCGTCACGCGCTTCGTCGTTCCCCTCGCCACCTCCATCAACAGGGACGGCTCGTGCATCTTTCTCGCCGTCTCCTGCATCTTCATCGCGCACATCTCTGACGTGGAGCTGGGCGCCGCTGGACTCGTCCTTTTGTG GGTGCTGACCACTGTCGTGTCCCTGGCCATCCCATCAGTCCCTAGTGCCGGGTTGGTTGCTGTGCTCATTAACCTAACGGCTCTCAACGTACCAACACACGCCATTGGTCTCCTGTTTGCCACGGAATGGATAAT cgaTCGGCTGCGGTCAGCCTCGAATATGCTGAGTCATGCCTACTGTGCCATGACCACCTTCGTTTTATGCCAGTCGTCTCTCCCTCCTGAAGATCACGATGCTGGCGACGATGTTGTTATGGAAATCAACCTCGAGAGTTTGGGGAGCCTGCGAAGGGCGGAGGCGATGCGGCCAGCGACAAGGCTCCTTCAAGTCGGAGTGTAG
- the LOC112559337 gene encoding ATP-dependent DNA helicase Q1-like, whose translation MDATLEGYAKELRSVKQELKDVEQQLESLLSHQSRLFGRRKELEALLQQHAAQKQQQADTEWERKDFPWSEELQKKLQSVFKMNSLRPMQLQTMNATLAGRDCLLIMPTGGGKSLCFQLPALLSKGITLVVSPLVSLMEDQVMALDQFGVEAIMLNADADKAQVKYAHEAMTNPRATLRLIYVTPEKLSKSKRFMNLLEKMYEGGRFSRLVIDEVHCCSQWGHDFRPDYKFLGIMKRQFPNVPLLGLTATATLKVLEDVKTILNIPSCLLLRSSFNRPNLYYQVRPKPSSQVETMDDIYELITKQFLGKSGIVYCFSQKDTEEVTTELQKRGIHAGCYHANLSAKERSRVHKLWTADQITSKPSHVQVVVATVAFGMGIDKPDVRFVIHYSLSKSMENLYQESGRAGRDGQTSLCILYYRFADVGRQSTMVFTERTGLDNLYGIVAYCIDVSGCRRVRIARHFGELWDAEQCVAMCDHCDPKTQREVCRRDVTRYCKEVVRILENAASTNQRVTAVKLLDAWYGKGSVSLRVRDIKAPGVTREKAERILAHMLLEGYLREDFHFTAYSTICYLVPGPKAKALTLGTAHVTMEFETKTLSTPLVTQTPSSSSSMLSVQETQASSSDTVPAKKSSCNMKPVVINHKHCPLASPSLKADISDGDAGCMSSSSSQRKLHLVNKKRRPLINDDDSDDQTEQEVRNNEDPDDLRELVFSDSDVEEPKKKVSRTTVKKRKEKTIQKRSLSFKRTEKTNVSVCQDESKETGVSKTSMETPILVDDSD comes from the exons ATGGACGCTACTTTAGAAG GTTATGCCAAAGAACTCAGATCAGTGAAGCAGGAACTTAAGGATGTTGAACAGCAATTAGAAAGTCTTCTGTCGCATCAGTCTCGTCTTTTTGGTCGCCGCAAAGAACTTGAGGCACTGTTACAACAGCATGCTGCACAGAAACAGCAGCAGGCAGACACAGAATGGGAAAGAAAAG ATTTTCCATGGTCTGAAGAACTCCAGAAGAAGTTGCAATCAGTGTTCAAGATGAATTCACTGCGGCCAATGCAGCTACAGACTATGAATGCAACTTTAGCTGGAAGGGACTGTTTGCTCATCATGCCAACTGGTGGAGGAAAAAGTCTTTGTTTTCAGCTGCCAGCACTCCTTTCCAAGG GGATAACACTTGTTGTCTCCCCTCTTGTATCTCTGATGGAAGACCAAGTCATGGCACTCGATCAGTTTGGTGTTGAGGCCATTATGCTTAACGCGGATGCAGACAAAGCCCAGGTGAAATATGCCCACGAGGCTATGACTAACCCTCGTGCTACACTTCGCCTTATTTATGTTACACCTGAAAAGCTATCAAAGTCAAAGCGTTTCATGAACCTGCTAGAAAAGATGTATGAAGGCGGTCGCTTCTCTCGTTTGGTGATTGATGAGGTGCACTGCTGTTCACAGTGGGGTCATGATTTTAGACCag ACTACAAATTCTTGGGAATAATGAAGAGGCAGTTCCCAAATGTACCTTTACTGGGATTAACAGCTACTGCTACACTTAAGGTTCTAGAGGATGTCAAAACCATTCTCAACATCCCTTCCTGTTTATTGCTTCGATCTTCCTTCAATCGGCCTAATCTCTATTACCAG GTGCGACCAAAGCCATCTTCCCAAGTAGAAACCATGGATGACATTTATGAGCTTATTACAAAGCAGTTTCTTGGAAAATCAG GCATCGTCTATTGCTTTTCACAGAAGGATACAGAAGAGGTTACTACGGAACTGCAGAAAAGGGGCATTCATGCTGGTTGTTACCATGCCAACCTCAGTGCCAAAGAACGTAGTCGTGTACATAAATTGTGGACTGCAGATCAAATTACAAGTAAACCT AGTCATGTGCAGGTAGTTGTGGCAACAGTTGCTTTTGGAATGGGTATTGACAAGCCAGATGTGCGCTTTGTTATCCACTATTCCTTGAGCAAATCCATGGAAAACTTGTATCAAGAAAGTGGACGTGCAG GTAGAGATGGTCAGACATCCCTCTGCATTTTATACTACCGTTTTGCTGATGTTGGGCGCCAGAGTACCATGGTCTTTACAGAACGAACTGGGTTGGACAATCTCTATGGCATTGTTGCTTACTGCATTGACGTCTCTGG CTGTCGAAGAGTACGTATTGCCCGACATTTTGGAGAGCTGTGGGATGCAGAACAGTGTGTAGCCATGTGTGACCATTGTGATCCTAAAACACAGA GAGAAGTTTGCAGACGTGATGTTACTAGGTATTGTAAGGAAGTTGTGCGCATCCTGGAAAATGCTGCCTCCACTAACCAAAGAGTAACAGCTGTGAAGTTACTAGATGCTTGGTATGGAAAGGGAAGTGTCAGTCTGCGGGTGCGAGACATAAAAGCCCCAGGTGTGACACGAGAAAAGGCAGAACGAATTTTGGCTCACATGCTGCTGGAAGGCTACTTGAGAGAGGACTTTCACTTTACTGCCTACTCCACAATCTGCTACCTCGTGCCAG GACCAAAAGCAAAGGCGTTGACTTTGGGGACTGCCCATGTCACCATGGAATTTGAAACTAAAACACTATCTACACCTTTAGTGACACAAACACCCAGTTCCTCCAGCAGTATGTTGTCAGTACAAGAGACACAAGCTAGCAGTTCTGACACTGTTCCTGCAAAGAAAAGCAGTTGCAACATGAAACCTGTTGTTATTAATCACAAACATTGTCCTTTGGCCTCACCTTCATTGAAAGCAGATATTTCGGATGGCGATGCTGGCTGCATGTCTTCCAGCTCAAGTCAAAGAAAATTACATCTGGTCAACAAGAAACGTAGACCattgattaatgatgatgacagtgacgaTCAAACTGAACAAGAAGTAAGGAATAATGAGGATCCAGATGACTTGCGGGAGCTTGTGTTTAGTGATTCAGATGTCGAGGAACCCAAGAAAAAAGTAAGCAGGACAACcgtaaaaaagagaaaggaaaaaacaatcCAGAAGAGGAGTTTGTCGTTCAAAAGAACGGAAAAGAcaaatgtgagtgtgtgtcagGATGAAAGCAAGGAAACTGGCGTATCAAAGACTAGCATGGAGACCCCAATATTGGTAGATGACAGCGACTAG